CGCATCTCCAAACCCTTTCCAAGAGTGATTTACTGACGTGTAATTTTAATCGTAATGATAATCGTTCCTATTCCGTTTCGTAATTACTTGCGGAATGAAAACGGACATGGAATGATAAGTTCGGTTGGAACACGCTGTCTTGCCATCAAACATCGCGAAACGGACAAGTTTTGGCTGACAGCTATCAGGGAAAATATGGATCCGATCTGGAGAGAACAATTCGGCTTCGAGTATCGAAGGCAACCGCGCCCGGTCATGGCGCGCGGTTCGGCATACGCGAACGGCCACCGCGAAATCTGGCACTCGCATGAGCAGGCGCAGTTGTTTTATGCGGTGGAAGGCGCGGCCCGCGTGCTCACGCCGAAAGGTAGCTGGATGCTGCCGCCAATGCGCGCCATCTGGCTGCCGCCCGGCGTCGATCACGAAATCCACGCCATCGGCGAGGTCAATTCCTACAGCGCGTATCTGGAGCCCGACGCGGCGCCGTGGCTGTGGCCGACCTGCCGCGTGGTGCGGGTCAAGCCGCTGATGCACGAGCTGATCATGGCGCTGGCGCAAGAGCCGCCCGAATACGGCCCGGACAGCCTCGGCGCGCACATCGCGCCGCTGTTGCTGACGGTGCTGCGCGACGCGGAAGCGACCACGCAAGGCGGCTTGCCGCTGCCGAGCGATCGCCGCTTGCGGGCGATCTGCAGCCAGTTGCTCGCCGCGCCCGCCAACGACGACACGCTCGACGAATGGAGCGCGAACGTCGGCGCGAGCGCGCGCACGCTCGCGCGGCTGTTCCGCCAGGAAACGGGCTTGACGTTCGGACAATGGCGCCAGCAGTTGCGCCTCGTGGAAGCGATGTCGCGGCTGGCTGTCGGCAACCCGGTGTCGAAGGTCGCCGAGGAACTCGGCTATCAGAGCAGCAGCAGTTTCATTGCGATGTTTCGCCGGGAGATCGGCGAGACGCCGCAACGGCTGCTCAGGCGAAACTGAGCGTACGTTGCGGCGTGCGGGCGGTGAGCGCGCGGCCGGCGTTCACCGCTTGCCGCTCAGCGGCGCGCCGCGAACCAGGCGCGCAGTTCGTCGTGAAGCAAGGCTTGCCTCAGGATGGTCGAGTGCGCCGCGCTCACCAGCGTCTCCCGGTATTGACCGGCGGTGTGATGAGCCCAGTCGAGACGGCGCTCGGGTCCCACCTCGCTTTGCGCGGCCCGCCATAGCGTGATGGGGGCGACGATGCGCGGCAACGCGTGTTCGCGGAGCAATGCCACGTGATACGCGTCGACCCGCATGGCCAGCCGCAACGCGCGCGAAAACGCCGGCATGTCGGCGGATTCGCTGTCCGCCTCGGAGTGGTCGGCGCGCCCCTCGGACGAAGGCGGCAAGCTGAAATGCGAGGCGGTA
This genomic stretch from Paraburkholderia bryophila harbors:
- a CDS encoding AraC family transcriptional regulator, with amino-acid sequence MARGSAYANGHREIWHSHEQAQLFYAVEGAARVLTPKGSWMLPPMRAIWLPPGVDHEIHAIGEVNSYSAYLEPDAAPWLWPTCRVVRVKPLMHELIMALAQEPPEYGPDSLGAHIAPLLLTVLRDAEATTQGGLPLPSDRRLRAICSQLLAAPANDDTLDEWSANVGASARTLARLFRQETGLTFGQWRQQLRLVEAMSRLAVGNPVSKVAEELGYQSSSSFIAMFRREIGETPQRLLRRN